The DNA window CCTTTATCACAATACAAATATATTTTTCACCAGAAGGTATTAAGTACCCTTTTATTTATATCTGCGCGTGTTTTCAGCACATTTTGTAACCTATAATTTTAATTTTCTTCGTAAATTGAGCAAAATTTTTGATTATGATAAAAAAGATACTTTTATCTGCATTTCTTTTGCCTGCTGTGATGGCTTTTGCTCAGCAATACGGAGGAATGTGGATCCCCACGGAGCTGAATGAAAAGGAAATGAAGGACCTGGGAATGAAAATCTCTGCAAAAGACATCTTCAACCCTCAAAAAGCAAGTATTAAAGATGCTGTTGTACAATTCAACGGTGGTTGTACTGCTGAGATCATTTCACCAAAAGGGCTACTACTGACGAATCATCATTGTGGTTACGGGCAGATTCAGGCTCATTCTACCGTACAAAATGATCTTTTATCTAATGGTTTCTGGGCAAAAAACATGAGTACAGAACTTCCTAACCCGGGAGTAACAGTAGATTTTATCGTAGATATCAAAGAAGCAACTGATCAGATTTTAGAAGGAACAGATAACCTTACAGAGCCTGAACTTTCAAAGAAAATCAACACCAATATTGAGATTTATAAAAACGCTCAAAAAATAGAAAACTACCAATCTATTTCTGTAAAATCTATGTATTATGGTAATAAATATTACGCTTATACAATAGAGACCTATAAAGATATTCGTTTGGTCGGTGCACCACCACAAAGTATCGGAAAATTCGGAAGTGACACAGATAACTGGGTTTGGCCGAGACATACAGGGGATTTCTCTATGTTCAGAATTTACGCCGATAAGAATAACAAACCCGCAGAATATTCAACAGACAATGTTCCTTATGTACCGAAACATTATCTTCCGGTTTCTATCAAGGATAAAAATGAAAATGATTTCACATTTGTATTCGGTTTCCCAGGAAAGACAACGGAATATCTTCCAGCTATTGCAGTTGAAAAGATCATGAATGAAATTGATCCTGCGAAAATAGCGGTTCGTGATGTTGCTTTAAAAACCTTGGACGAGAAAATGCGTACTGATAGCGGAACACGCATAAAATATGCATCAAAATATGCATCTGTAGCCAACTACTGGAAAAAATGGATCGGTGAGACTGAGGGTCTTAAAAAGTCCAATGCAGTTGAGAAAAAAGTAATGTATGAAGGTTCTTTGGTTGCTAAAAATCCTGAAATTAAAACAACTTTAGATCAATTAAATAAACTGTACACAGAACAAGCTCCTTATGCTTTAAACAATGCATAT is part of the Chryseobacterium paludis genome and encodes:
- a CDS encoding S46 family peptidase, whose amino-acid sequence is MIKKILLSAFLLPAVMAFAQQYGGMWIPTELNEKEMKDLGMKISAKDIFNPQKASIKDAVVQFNGGCTAEIISPKGLLLTNHHCGYGQIQAHSTVQNDLLSNGFWAKNMSTELPNPGVTVDFIVDIKEATDQILEGTDNLTEPELSKKINTNIEIYKNAQKIENYQSISVKSMYYGNKYYAYTIETYKDIRLVGAPPQSIGKFGSDTDNWVWPRHTGDFSMFRIYADKNNKPAEYSTDNVPYVPKHYLPVSIKDKNENDFTFVFGFPGKTTEYLPAIAVEKIMNEIDPAKIAVRDVALKTLDEKMRTDSGTRIKYASKYASVANYWKKWIGETEGLKKSNAVEKKVMYEGSLVAKNPEIKTTLDQLNKLYTEQAPYALNNAYYSEVIRNAETLALANLYSNYIASVEAGRMDEKAITALKNKLTSFYKDYSPELDAKVTAKLLALYANKTAPQFLPSGFDKFKNETQNIQNIEEISKNSVITGRTTVNGASLSSDIDKAFSNQDKLIKTLKKDPVYQLFSNIKDTYTKTADPQFTGIQTKIDALQKKFMAQQITTDKDRKFFPDANSTLRVTYGKVKGSSPRDAVSYGYQTHLAGVIEKYVPGDYEFDVPKKLIDLYNKKDFGNYKDKGGDVPVGFTATNHTTGGNSGSPALDAYGNLVGLNFDRQWEGTMSDINYDPRFSRNIMVDTKYILFIIDKFADSKWLIDEMKIIK